One Acidovorax sp. T1 genomic window carries:
- the trbK gene encoding entry exclusion lipoprotein TrbK, which produces MKKTMLLAGLVVVLVAGCDNKPAIPPMPEVNDTNCQIEAIKKIEDRGTREKFAGLCSRRSPAAGGIAPTEKPMNWLELADPKDQEAKP; this is translated from the coding sequence ATGAAGAAAACGATGCTGCTTGCCGGCCTCGTGGTGGTGCTGGTGGCTGGCTGCGACAACAAGCCGGCCATTCCGCCCATGCCCGAGGTCAATGACACCAATTGCCAGATCGAGGCGATCAAGAAGATCGAGGACAGGGGTACGCGCGAGAAATTCGCCGGGCTGTGCTCGCGTCGGTCGCCGGCCGCCGGCGGCATCGCGCCGACCGAGAAGCCCATGAACTGGCTCGAACTGGCCGACCCGAAAGACCAGGAGGCGAAGCCATGA
- the trbJ gene encoding P-type conjugative transfer protein TrbJ, whose product MKHVRLLAAKTALAAALAGSIIITPAQAGIPVIDGGNLVQNVMTAIESVAQTLKQIEQYQTQLQQYENMLQNTMAPAAYIWDQAQSTINGLMNAVNTLDYYRNQLGSLDSYLGKFQDVAYYRGSPCFSAAGCSDAERAAMEENRRLASESQKKANDALFKGLEQQQRNLTADARQLERLQSAAQGATGQMQAIGFANQLAANQANQLLQIRGLLIAQQNAATARMQAQADLEAQQQAAGATSRESRIERTASPKNWLELTR is encoded by the coding sequence ATGAAACACGTCCGCCTTTTAGCGGCTAAAACCGCGCTCGCCGCTGCCCTGGCCGGCAGCATCATCATTACCCCGGCGCAGGCCGGCATTCCCGTCATCGACGGCGGCAACCTGGTGCAGAACGTCATGACGGCCATCGAGTCGGTGGCGCAGACGCTCAAGCAGATCGAGCAGTACCAGACCCAATTGCAGCAGTACGAGAACATGCTGCAAAACACGATGGCCCCGGCGGCCTACATCTGGGATCAGGCGCAGTCCACGATCAACGGGCTGATGAATGCCGTCAACACGCTGGACTACTACCGGAACCAGCTCGGCAGTCTCGACAGCTACCTGGGCAAGTTCCAGGACGTGGCCTATTACCGTGGCTCGCCGTGCTTCTCGGCCGCCGGTTGCTCGGATGCAGAGCGCGCCGCGATGGAAGAGAACCGCCGCCTGGCGAGCGAGAGCCAGAAGAAGGCGAACGACGCGCTTTTCAAGGGTCTGGAGCAACAGCAGCGCAACCTTACCGCCGACGCTCGCCAGCTCGAACGGCTCCAGTCGGCCGCGCAGGGTGCGACCGGGCAGATGCAGGCCATCGGCTTCGCCAACCAGCTCGCCGCCAACCAGGCGAACCAGCTCTTGCAGATTCGCGGCCTGCTGATCGCGCAGCAGAACGCCGCGACCGCCAGGATGCAGGCGCAGGCCGACCTTGAGGCGCAACAGCAGGCCGCCGGCGCGACTTCCAGGGAATCCAGGATCGAGCGCACGGCGAGCCCGAAGAACTGGCTCGAACTGACCCGCTGA
- a CDS encoding TraK family protein, which yields MKPMGTRYTDELAAWADQKAEKKRRQDAAAVAFLAVRGDVVEAMEAGYALTTIYDHMHETGRVKTSYETFRRHVQRFIKAAPADTAPPTPKAATRSASNSPTTVPAVTPKPAVSAPASPASEQAGKIPSFNFNPTPNKEDLL from the coding sequence ATGAAGCCGATGGGAACCCGATACACCGATGAACTTGCCGCCTGGGCCGATCAGAAGGCCGAGAAGAAGCGCCGCCAGGACGCGGCGGCAGTAGCGTTTCTGGCGGTGCGCGGGGATGTGGTCGAGGCAATGGAAGCCGGCTACGCGCTGACGACGATCTACGATCACATGCACGAAACCGGCCGGGTGAAAACCAGCTATGAGACGTTCCGCCGGCACGTCCAGCGGTTCATCAAGGCAGCGCCGGCCGACACCGCGCCGCCGACACCGAAGGCCGCCACCAGGTCGGCCAGCAACTCGCCGACCACCGTTCCAGCCGTCACGCCAAAGCCGGCCGTATCAGCTCCGGCCAGCCCTGCCAGCGAGCAAGCCGGGAAGATTCCCAGCTTCAATTTCAACCCGACGCCGAACAAAGAGGACTTGCTGTAA
- the traJ gene encoding conjugal transfer transcriptional regulator TraJ — protein sequence MEANENKVTRKGSTPIKVYCLPDERAAIEANAQAAGMSTSAYLLAVGQGYQVKGVTDFENVRDLVRVNGDLGRLGGLLKLWLTDDPRTARFGDDTIRALLARIEATQDKISTIAESVVRPRGGQS from the coding sequence ATGGAGGCCAACGAGAACAAGGTAACGAGGAAGGGCAGCACGCCCATCAAGGTCTATTGCCTGCCGGACGAACGGGCCGCCATCGAGGCCAACGCCCAGGCCGCCGGCATGAGCACGTCCGCCTACCTGCTGGCGGTCGGTCAGGGCTACCAGGTCAAAGGCGTGACCGACTTCGAGAACGTGCGCGACCTGGTGCGCGTGAATGGCGACCTCGGGCGGCTGGGCGGCTTGCTCAAGCTCTGGCTGACCGACGACCCGCGCACGGCCCGCTTCGGCGATGACACCATCCGGGCGCTGCTGGCCCGGATCGAGGCGACCCAGGACAAGATCAGCACCATCGCGGAAAGCGTGGTGCGGCCGCGAGGCGGGCAATCGTGA
- a CDS encoding CopG family ribbon-helix-helix protein, with amino-acid sequence MATSLKIDDTLKGRVQHLASQRRRSPHWIMLEAIQQYVEREEARESFKQEALASWAAYKETGRHLTGQEVRTWLNTWGTNDERAVPECHK; translated from the coding sequence ATGGCAACGTCTCTCAAGATCGACGACACGCTGAAAGGTCGCGTCCAGCACCTCGCCAGCCAGCGCCGCCGCTCGCCCCACTGGATCATGCTCGAAGCGATCCAGCAGTACGTCGAGCGCGAAGAAGCCCGCGAGAGCTTCAAGCAGGAAGCCTTGGCGTCCTGGGCGGCCTACAAGGAAACCGGCCGCCACCTGACCGGCCAGGAAGTTCGCACCTGGTTGAACACCTGGGGCACCAATGACGAAAGGGCGGTGCCTGAGTGCCACAAGTAA
- a CDS encoding DNA-binding protein, whose amino-acid sequence MTPQAPQIPADVRERIIAAATDLFEQSGRETMPTVDAVRRAARVDMNAASAVMKEWRRAQTAQAAPVAVAVPEVVQQASSAAVATIWQQAQELANESLRSAQAAWETERAELDAMRQELAEAFERQAGELEATTAELTAEKAAAEKLAQELTAVRQELAAASERAATAEARAGELRTELDRAHEDADQARRALADQQKAGQAVAAQLDQVREELATVRAKADAEREAHQEQRKAAAVEAQRMAERLTAAQAERDQAAKATAQAREEAARMAGQLDTLKEQSAALLARITPPAAEAKPATRKKPGGE is encoded by the coding sequence ATGACACCGCAAGCCCCCCAAATCCCCGCCGACGTGCGCGAGCGCATCATTGCCGCCGCCACTGATCTTTTCGAGCAGTCGGGCCGCGAGACGATGCCCACGGTCGATGCGGTGCGCCGGGCCGCCCGCGTAGATATGAACGCAGCCAGCGCCGTGATGAAGGAATGGCGCAGGGCGCAGACTGCCCAGGCCGCCCCGGTGGCCGTGGCGGTGCCGGAGGTCGTGCAGCAGGCCAGCAGCGCCGCCGTGGCGACGATCTGGCAGCAGGCCCAGGAGCTGGCGAACGAATCCCTGCGCAGCGCACAGGCCGCATGGGAAACAGAGCGGGCCGAGCTGGACGCGATGCGGCAGGAGCTGGCCGAGGCTTTCGAGCGCCAGGCCGGCGAGCTGGAGGCGACCACGGCCGAGCTGACCGCTGAGAAGGCCGCCGCCGAAAAGTTGGCCCAGGAACTCACCGCCGTTCGCCAAGAGCTGGCAGCGGCCAGTGAGCGGGCCGCCACGGCCGAGGCCAGGGCCGGCGAGCTGCGCACCGAACTTGACCGCGCCCACGAGGACGCAGACCAAGCACGCCGGGCGCTGGCCGACCAGCAGAAAGCCGGCCAGGCTGTCGCCGCTCAACTTGACCAGGTGCGCGAGGAACTGGCGACCGTCCGCGCCAAGGCCGATGCCGAGCGCGAAGCGCACCAGGAGCAGCGGAAGGCCGCAGCGGTCGAGGCGCAGCGTATGGCAGAACGCTTGACGGCAGCGCAGGCCGAGCGCGATCAGGCCGCGAAGGCCACCGCGCAGGCTCGTGAGGAAGCTGCCCGCATGGCGGGGCAACTCGACACGCTCAAGGAGCAATCTGCCGCGCTGCTGGCCCGTATCACGCCGCCGGCGGCCGAGGCGAAGCCTGCGACCAGGAAGAAGCCAGGCGGCGAGTGA
- a CDS encoding type II toxin-antitoxin system RelE/ParE family toxin yields the protein MPQVIVTEGAAEGLERCRRFLAVKAPDAARRAGQAIERQFLLLETAPDIGRPFPEMPELRELVIAFGDSGYVALYRHEPADDAVYVLAFRHQKEAGY from the coding sequence GTGCCACAAGTAATCGTCACCGAAGGCGCGGCGGAAGGCTTGGAACGATGCCGGCGGTTCCTGGCCGTCAAGGCACCGGACGCCGCCAGGCGTGCCGGCCAGGCCATCGAGCGGCAATTCCTGCTGCTGGAGACGGCCCCGGACATTGGCCGGCCGTTCCCTGAAATGCCCGAGCTGCGCGAGCTGGTGATTGCCTTCGGGGATTCCGGCTATGTGGCCCTGTACCGCCACGAACCGGCCGACGATGCGGTGTATGTTCTGGCCTTCCGGCACCAGAAAGAGGCGGGCTACTGA
- a CDS encoding Mu transposase C-terminal domain-containing protein has product MTSDTPPIAAQGVATLPDEAWAQARHRTEIIGPLAALEVVGHEAADEAAQALGLSRRQVYVLIRRARQGTGLVTDLTPGRSGGGKGKGRLPEPVERIIRELLQKRFLTKQKRSLAAFHREVAQACKTQKLPVPARNTVAQRIAGLHPAKIARSRGGQDAARPLQGAGGIPPEVTMPLEQVQIDHTVIDLIVVDERDRQPIGRPYLTLAIDVFTRCVLGMVVTLEAPSAVSVGLCLAHAACDKRPWLEGLNVEMDWPMSGKPRLLYLDNAAEFKSEALRRGCEQHGIRLDYRPPGQPHYGGIVERIIGTAMQMIHDELPGTTFSNPGQRGEYDSEKMATLTLRELERWLALAVGTYHGSVHNGLLQPPAARWAEAVERVGVPAVVTRPTAFLVDFLPVIRRTLTRTGFVIDHIHYYADALKPWIARRERLPAFLIRRDPRDISRIWVLEPEGQHYLEIHYRTLSHPAVTLWEQRQALAKLRQLGREQVDESALFRMIGQMREIVTTAQKATRKARRDADRRQHLKTSEPPAKPIPPDVDMADPQADNLPPAKPFDQIEEW; this is encoded by the coding sequence ATGACATCAGACACTCCACCGATTGCCGCGCAAGGCGTGGCCACCCTGCCCGACGAGGCATGGGCGCAAGCCCGGCACCGGACGGAAATCATCGGGCCACTGGCAGCGCTTGAGGTGGTCGGGCATGAAGCCGCCGATGAGGCAGCCCAAGCGCTGGGCCTGTCCCGGCGACAGGTATATGTCCTGATCCGTCGCGCCCGGCAGGGTACTGGCCTGGTAACAGACCTGACGCCCGGCCGATCCGGCGGCGGCAAAGGCAAGGGGCGCTTGCCGGAACCGGTCGAGCGCATCATCCGCGAGCTGCTGCAAAAGCGCTTCCTGACCAAGCAGAAACGCAGCCTGGCGGCGTTCCACCGCGAAGTCGCGCAGGCGTGCAAAACCCAGAAGCTGCCGGTGCCGGCGCGCAACACCGTGGCCCAGCGGATTGCCGGACTACACCCGGCGAAAATAGCCCGCAGCCGGGGCGGGCAGGACGCTGCCCGTCCCTTGCAAGGCGCGGGTGGCATTCCGCCAGAAGTCACCATGCCGCTGGAACAGGTGCAGATCGACCACACCGTCATCGACCTGATCGTGGTCGACGAGCGCGACCGGCAACCGATTGGCCGCCCATATTTGACCCTCGCCATCGACGTGTTCACGCGCTGCGTACTCGGCATGGTGGTCACGCTGGAAGCGCCGTCCGCCGTCTCGGTCGGCCTATGCCTCGCGCATGCCGCCTGCGACAAGCGGCCCTGGCTGGAAGGGCTGAATGTGGAAATGGACTGGCCGATGAGCGGCAAGCCCAGGCTGCTCTATCTGGACAACGCGGCCGAGTTCAAAAGCGAAGCGCTGCGCCGTGGCTGCGAACAGCATGGCATCCGGCTGGACTATCGCCCACCAGGCCAGCCGCACTACGGCGGCATCGTGGAACGGATCATCGGCACGGCGATGCAGATGATCCACGACGAATTACCGGGGACGACCTTCTCCAATCCCGGCCAGCGCGGCGAGTACGATTCCGAGAAGATGGCCACCCTGACGCTGCGCGAGCTGGAGCGCTGGCTCGCGTTGGCGGTAGGCACCTATCACGGCTCCGTGCACAACGGCCTGCTCCAGCCGCCGGCCGCGCGCTGGGCCGAGGCCGTGGAGCGCGTTGGCGTCCCGGCCGTCGTTACCCGCCCCACCGCGTTTTTGGTCGATTTCCTGCCGGTGATCCGCCGCACCCTGACCCGCACCGGCTTTGTCATCGACCACATCCACTACTACGCCGACGCCCTCAAGCCGTGGATTGCCCGGCGCGAGCGCTTGCCCGCCTTCCTGATCCGGCGCGATCCGCGCGACATCAGCCGCATCTGGGTACTGGAACCGGAAGGTCAGCACTATCTGGAGATCCACTACCGCACCTTGTCCCATCCGGCCGTCACCCTCTGGGAACAACGCCAGGCGCTGGCCAAATTGCGTCAGCTCGGGCGCGAGCAGGTGGACGAGTCGGCGCTGTTCCGCATGATCGGGCAGATGCGCGAGATCGTGACCACCGCCCAGAAGGCCACGCGCAAGGCGCGGCGCGACGCTGATCGCCGCCAGCACCTCAAGACGTCGGAGCCACCGGCCAAGCCCATACCGCCGGATGTGGACATGGCTGACCCGCAGGCAGACAACCTGCCGCCGGCCAAACCGTTCGATCAGATCGAGGAGTGGTAG
- a CDS encoding type I toxin-antitoxin system ptaRNA1 family toxin, which yields MATLNPTNAIATQAVHHAAAQLAALDWIDQEAARQLSPMAEAVANMFMVLYYQAETGQATRDDFRQALDAVRQSLTA from the coding sequence ATGGCAACTTTGAATCCTACCAATGCAATCGCAACCCAGGCAGTCCATCATGCGGCCGCACAGCTCGCGGCCCTGGACTGGATCGACCAAGAGGCGGCGCGGCAGCTCTCGCCGATGGCGGAAGCCGTCGCCAATATGTTCATGGTGCTGTACTACCAGGCCGAGACGGGCCAGGCTACGCGGGACGACTTCCGCCAGGCCCTGGACGCGGTGCGGCAGTCACTCACCGCGTAG
- a CDS encoding chaperone modulator CbpM, which yields MTTAHNTPNVQPGELLDDTALFSLEDLARICHVAPGWVSERLEAGLLQADSLGGHWRFASATVVRARRLAQLETTFDADPQLAALTADLIEEVAHLRQRLQHLEAAMGHGPRPG from the coding sequence ATGACAACTGCCCACAACACCCCCAACGTGCAGCCGGGCGAACTGCTGGACGACACCGCCCTGTTTTCCCTGGAGGACCTGGCACGCATCTGCCACGTGGCGCCGGGCTGGGTCAGCGAACGGCTGGAGGCCGGTCTGCTGCAGGCCGACAGCCTGGGCGGCCACTGGCGCTTTGCCAGCGCCACCGTGGTGCGCGCGCGCCGGCTGGCCCAGCTGGAAACCACCTTCGACGCCGACCCCCAGCTCGCCGCCCTCACGGCCGACCTGATCGAAGAAGTGGCACACCTGCGCCAGCGCCTGCAACACCTGGAAGCCGCCATGGGCCACGGACCACGGCCTGGGTGA
- a CDS encoding Tn3 family transposase — MLNERQAGVAIEGVIRQEKLETSQLAVDTHGYTDFAMSHARLLGFDLCPRLKELKQRHLFVPRGTKVPAEIAAVCEANVDVALIEKHWDSLVHLAASVMSGHASAVAALARFGSAAQGDPIYEAGVQLGRLLRTAFLADYFVKDAFRNELRRVLNRGEAVNALKRAIYTGRISPAQAKRVDEMQAVADALSLMANIVMAWNTSQMQAVLDRWSNRRQVIPPELIGKIAPTRLESINLRGVFRFPVDRYADQILPSRPNASITGTNG, encoded by the coding sequence GTGCTCAATGAGCGCCAGGCGGGCGTGGCCATTGAAGGTGTCATCCGCCAAGAAAAGCTGGAGACCAGCCAGCTTGCTGTGGATACCCATGGCTACACCGACTTTGCCATGTCACATGCCCGTTTGCTTGGTTTTGATCTTTGCCCGCGGTTGAAGGAACTCAAACAGCGCCACCTCTTTGTGCCACGCGGCACCAAAGTGCCCGCAGAAATCGCTGCGGTGTGCGAAGCCAATGTCGACGTCGCTTTGATCGAAAAGCATTGGGATAGTCTGGTGCACCTGGCAGCCTCGGTCATGAGCGGACATGCCAGTGCGGTGGCAGCTCTTGCGCGGTTCGGTTCTGCCGCCCAGGGCGATCCAATCTATGAGGCTGGCGTGCAATTGGGGCGGTTGCTGCGTACGGCGTTTTTGGCTGACTACTTTGTCAAGGACGCTTTCAGGAACGAGTTGCGCCGGGTGCTCAATCGGGGCGAGGCTGTTAACGCCCTCAAGCGCGCCATTTATACCGGCCGGATCAGCCCGGCGCAGGCCAAACGTGTCGATGAAATGCAGGCTGTGGCCGATGCGTTGAGCCTGATGGCCAACATCGTGATGGCGTGGAATACCTCACAGATGCAGGCGGTCCTGGATCGCTGGTCGAACCGCCGCCAGGTCATTCCACCGGAACTGATCGGGAAGATTGCGCCCACCAGGCTGGAGAGCATCAACTTGCGGGGTGTGTTTCGCTTCCCGGTTGACCGCTATGCTGACCAAATCCTGCCTTCGCGGCCAAATGCATCGATAACTGGCACCAATGGATGA
- the trbL gene encoding P-type conjugative transfer protein TrbL, with translation MKALHKAALIGVTLALYSTAASAQLTNQGMLDQVVTEFATRATSWQTVVMNAAMFLFWTLGTISLVFTFGFMALRKADIGEFFAEFIRFILFFGFFLWLLRNGPAFANSIIQSLARIGEQASGVASVTPSGIVDIGFMILKQAFSNSSIWSPVDSFIGVALSLGILILLAVVAINMLLLLVSGWLLMYAGIFFLGFGGSRWTSDMAINYYKTVLGVAVQIMTMVLLVGIGNDLLSSFYARMNTGTLNFEELGVMLVFCVALLMLVNRVPPLVAGVISGTGVGNAGGIGNFGAGAAIGAAMGAASMAAGAASVAGAAVMGGATSAAGGMSAIKAAFEKAGSSAGGESGGMPMLGGGSDPGSDAGSFAQAAGFGGGSSSGAGTTTPLAQAAGFGSSSGSGASGSGGSNGQQPGKSGGGPSSKGGDEAGSKKAQQGGQQAAPGSTGPGLLASAASALGTAGRVTADAGANLMQGVGEVAKAKAASMRDAAAERIADTTGGKIAAAIRASAESDQAAAVEAVPTFGGNNLAGADSAAADPDDEVAAFANREHGKSEA, from the coding sequence ATGAAAGCACTGCACAAGGCGGCGCTGATCGGCGTCACGCTCGCGCTTTACTCCACCGCCGCATCGGCCCAGCTCACCAATCAAGGGATGCTTGACCAGGTGGTGACGGAGTTCGCCACGCGGGCCACGTCCTGGCAGACGGTGGTGATGAATGCCGCGATGTTCCTGTTCTGGACGCTGGGCACGATCTCGCTGGTTTTCACGTTCGGCTTCATGGCGCTGCGCAAGGCCGACATTGGCGAGTTCTTCGCCGAGTTCATCCGCTTCATCCTGTTCTTTGGCTTCTTCCTCTGGCTGCTGCGCAACGGCCCGGCCTTCGCCAACTCGATCATCCAGTCATTGGCCCGGATCGGTGAGCAGGCGTCCGGGGTGGCATCGGTGACACCCTCGGGCATCGTGGATATCGGCTTCATGATCTTGAAGCAGGCATTCAGCAACTCGTCGATCTGGTCTCCCGTGGATAGCTTCATCGGCGTGGCCTTGAGCCTCGGCATCCTGATCCTGCTGGCTGTCGTTGCCATAAACATGCTGTTGCTGCTCGTCTCGGGCTGGCTGCTGATGTACGCCGGCATCTTCTTCCTCGGCTTCGGTGGAAGCCGTTGGACGTCCGACATGGCGATCAACTACTACAAGACTGTGCTGGGCGTGGCCGTGCAGATCATGACGATGGTGCTCCTGGTCGGCATCGGGAACGACCTGCTTTCCAGCTTCTACGCCAGGATGAACACCGGCACGCTGAACTTTGAAGAGCTGGGCGTGATGCTGGTTTTCTGCGTGGCGTTGCTCATGCTGGTCAATCGCGTGCCGCCGCTGGTCGCGGGCGTCATTTCCGGTACGGGCGTGGGGAACGCTGGCGGCATCGGTAATTTCGGCGCGGGCGCTGCCATCGGTGCGGCTATGGGCGCGGCGAGCATGGCCGCTGGTGCGGCAAGCGTAGCCGGTGCGGCCGTGATGGGTGGTGCAACCTCGGCCGCCGGCGGCATGTCGGCCATCAAGGCAGCGTTCGAGAAAGCGGGATCGAGCGCCGGCGGCGAGTCGGGCGGAATGCCCATGCTCGGTGGCGGCTCCGACCCCGGCAGCGATGCAGGCTCGTTTGCGCAAGCTGCTGGCTTTGGTGGCGGGTCAAGCTCAGGTGCGGGCACCACTACACCACTTGCACAGGCCGCCGGTTTCGGCAGCAGCTCGGGCAGCGGTGCCAGCGGCTCGGGTGGAAGCAATGGGCAGCAGCCCGGTAAATCGGGTGGAGGTCCCAGCTCGAAGGGTGGCGACGAAGCCGGCAGCAAGAAAGCCCAGCAAGGCGGCCAGCAGGCCGCACCAGGCAGCACCGGCCCCGGCTTGCTGGCCTCGGCCGCATCGGCGCTTGGCACGGCGGGCCGCGTGACGGCCGACGCCGGCGCGAACCTGATGCAAGGCGTCGGCGAGGTTGCGAAGGCCAAGGCCGCCAGCATGCGCGACGCCGCCGCCGAACGCATCGCTGACACCACCGGCGGGAAGATCGCGGCGGCTATCAGGGCGAGTGCGGAGAGTGACCAGGCCGCCGCTGTCGAGGCGGTGCCGACATTCGGCGGCAACAACCTGGCAGGGGCCGATTCGGCTGCTGCCGATCCTGATGACGAAGTGGCCGCGTTCGCCAACCGCGAGCACGGTAAATCGGAGGCGTGA
- the traI gene encoding TraI/MobA(P) family conjugative relaxase has translation MIAKHVPMRSLGKSDFAGLVRYVTDAQSKDHRLGQVQVTNCAADTVRDAITEVLATQQANTRAKGDKTYHLIVSFRAGEQPSADTLRQIEARICDGLGLGEHQRVSAVHNDTDNLHIHIAINKIHPTRGTMQEPYYSHRALADLCTTLERDYGLERDNHEPRQRGAAARAGDLEQHAGVESLVGWIKRECLDEIKDAASWAELHQVMRDNGLALRARGNGLVIEAGDGTIIKASTLARDLSKPALEKRLGTFEASPERQAAPARRNYQKGRPMRLRGGLDTTELYARYKGAQQTLTAARAGVLAEAKRRKDRAIEHAKKAAATRRAAIKHLTDGRLTKKLLYAQASAALRADLEAIHKRHDQERAAIYNEHRRRPWADWLKQQATAGDGQALDALRAREAAQGLKGDTIQGDGQAKPGHAPVIDSITKKGTIIYRAGSSAVRDDGERLAVSSQADRAGVAAALRLAMERYGERITVSGSVEFKAAVIRAAVDAQLPITFADPALESRRQAEATKAQAKRRPGVPPVGQEPPPHRRHGLRTLGQLDGLHIEGEAQRPVQAPTQATPTPPPAKVQQPARPAPSELEQRETRLRAQMEAKKAKRQEGKKRGR, from the coding sequence GTGATCGCCAAGCACGTGCCCATGCGCTCGCTGGGCAAGTCCGACTTCGCCGGCCTGGTGCGCTACGTCACCGACGCGCAGAGCAAAGACCACCGGCTGGGCCAGGTGCAGGTCACGAACTGCGCCGCCGACACCGTGCGCGATGCAATCACCGAGGTACTGGCAACCCAGCAGGCCAACACGCGGGCCAAGGGCGACAAGACCTATCACCTGATCGTCAGCTTTCGCGCCGGCGAGCAGCCGAGCGCCGACACCCTGCGGCAGATCGAGGCCCGCATCTGCGACGGGCTGGGCCTGGGCGAGCATCAGCGCGTCAGCGCCGTGCATAACGACACCGACAACCTGCACATCCACATCGCCATCAACAAGATTCACCCGACCAGGGGCACGATGCAGGAGCCGTACTACTCGCATCGGGCGCTGGCCGACCTCTGCACGACCCTGGAACGCGACTACGGCCTGGAACGCGACAACCACGAACCACGCCAGCGCGGCGCGGCCGCCAGGGCTGGCGACCTGGAGCAGCACGCCGGCGTGGAAAGCCTGGTCGGCTGGATCAAGCGCGAGTGCCTGGACGAGATCAAGGACGCGGCAAGCTGGGCCGAGCTGCACCAGGTCATGCGCGACAACGGCCTGGCGCTGCGCGCACGCGGTAACGGCCTGGTCATCGAGGCCGGCGACGGCACGATCATCAAGGCCAGCACCTTGGCCCGCGACCTGTCCAAGCCCGCCCTGGAAAAGCGGCTTGGCACGTTCGAGGCGTCGCCCGAGCGCCAGGCCGCGCCGGCACGGCGCAACTACCAGAAGGGCCGGCCGATGCGTCTGCGCGGCGGCCTGGATACGACCGAGCTTTACGCCCGGTACAAGGGCGCACAGCAGACCCTCACAGCCGCCAGGGCCGGCGTGCTGGCCGAGGCGAAGCGCCGGAAGGATCGGGCCATCGAGCACGCCAAGAAGGCGGCGGCCACCCGGCGGGCGGCCATCAAGCACCTGACCGATGGCCGGCTGACCAAGAAGCTGCTGTATGCCCAGGCCAGCGCCGCTCTGCGGGCCGACCTGGAGGCGATCCACAAGCGCCACGACCAGGAGCGGGCGGCGATCTACAACGAGCACCGCCGGCGGCCGTGGGCCGACTGGCTCAAGCAGCAGGCAACGGCCGGCGACGGCCAGGCGCTCGATGCGCTGCGCGCCCGCGAGGCGGCCCAGGGCCTCAAGGGCGACACCATCCAGGGCGACGGCCAGGCGAAGCCCGGCCATGCCCCGGTGATCGACAGCATCACGAAGAAGGGCACGATCATCTACCGCGCCGGCAGCTCGGCCGTGCGCGATGACGGCGAGCGCCTGGCCGTGTCCAGCCAGGCCGACCGCGCCGGCGTGGCGGCGGCGCTGCGCCTGGCAATGGAACGCTACGGCGAGCGCATCACTGTCAGCGGCAGCGTGGAGTTCAAGGCCGCCGTGATCCGGGCGGCCGTCGATGCCCAGCTCCCCATCACCTTCGCCGATCCGGCACTGGAAAGCCGGCGGCAGGCCGAGGCCACCAAGGCCCAGGCCAAGCGCCGGCCAGGTGTGCCCCCTGTCGGCCAGGAGCCGCCGCCACATCGCCGGCACGGCCTGCGCACGTTGGGCCAGCTCGACGGGCTGCACATCGAGGGCGAAGCCCAGCGGCCGGTACAAGCGCCGACCCAGGCCACCCCGACACCGCCGCCGGCCAAAGTTCAGCAGCCGGCCAGGCCCGCGCCGTCCGAGCTGGAACAGCGCGAGACGCGGCTACGGGCGCAGATGGAAGCCAAGAAGGCGAAACGCCAGGAGGGCAAGAAGCGCGGGCGATGA